From one Paeniglutamicibacter psychrophenolicus genomic stretch:
- a CDS encoding MFS transporter, with protein MTFSKVSAVSGQKSVKQYVVASLFGSALEWYDFFLYATAASLVLGKLFFPPDTDPLVATMGAFAGFAVGFAARPIGGIIFGHIGDKISRKTSLVLTLSIMGAATFIMGLLPTYAQIGIFAPILLLVLRVVQGIAAGGEWGGGVLLISENTGSSRRGLLSAFSQSGVSLGFVLSAGAFFLVQLLPEEQFLSWGWRLPFLLSVLIFGVGMYIRFRLPDNQDFKKGDAQATSHRLPFIEAIKTHPKEILVGMGLRVAENGGSYLFLSFSIVYGVHVGVDRGILLAGVMLSMLFSFGMTLFFGHLSDKIGRRKVYAFGAVMLVVIAFPFFAMIGSNSNTLVILAYFIANGVCHAAMIGTQPAFFHELFDAKIRYSGMSIAHEVAAVFAGGLAPLIATALLIKFDSYVPVAIYAIGLACITLLALALSGKVGDMRPARSEDSTAKSPVALDTLGTGTNK; from the coding sequence ATGACTTTCTCAAAAGTTTCGGCCGTCAGCGGCCAGAAAAGCGTCAAGCAGTACGTTGTGGCTTCATTGTTCGGCAGTGCCCTTGAATGGTATGACTTCTTTCTCTATGCAACAGCCGCCTCGCTCGTCCTAGGCAAGCTCTTCTTTCCCCCTGACACAGATCCACTCGTCGCCACGATGGGCGCTTTCGCAGGATTTGCCGTCGGCTTCGCGGCCCGGCCAATTGGCGGAATCATTTTCGGCCACATTGGGGACAAGATTAGCCGCAAGACCTCATTGGTCCTCACTCTTTCAATCATGGGTGCTGCGACATTCATCATGGGATTGCTGCCGACCTACGCCCAAATCGGAATCTTTGCCCCGATCCTTCTCCTTGTCCTCCGCGTAGTGCAAGGCATCGCTGCCGGCGGCGAATGGGGCGGAGGTGTCCTGCTGATTAGCGAGAACACGGGCAGCAGCCGCCGGGGGCTGCTCTCTGCCTTCAGCCAGTCCGGCGTCTCGCTCGGCTTCGTCTTATCAGCGGGTGCGTTCTTCCTGGTTCAGCTGTTGCCAGAGGAACAGTTCCTTAGCTGGGGTTGGCGTCTCCCATTCCTGCTTTCCGTGCTGATCTTCGGTGTTGGGATGTACATTCGATTCCGATTGCCTGATAACCAGGACTTCAAGAAAGGCGATGCCCAGGCAACTAGCCACCGGCTCCCGTTCATCGAAGCCATCAAAACCCACCCCAAAGAAATCCTCGTGGGAATGGGACTGCGCGTTGCCGAGAATGGTGGTTCATACCTCTTCCTTTCGTTCTCAATCGTCTACGGTGTGCACGTTGGCGTCGACAGGGGCATCTTGCTTGCCGGTGTCATGCTCTCGATGCTCTTCTCGTTCGGCATGACCCTGTTCTTTGGTCACCTGTCCGACAAAATCGGCCGGCGCAAGGTCTATGCGTTCGGCGCAGTGATGCTTGTGGTCATCGCATTCCCGTTCTTTGCCATGATCGGATCCAACTCAAATACGCTGGTCATCCTGGCCTATTTCATTGCCAATGGCGTCTGCCATGCAGCAATGATCGGAACACAGCCAGCGTTCTTCCACGAACTCTTCGACGCCAAGATCCGCTATTCCGGAATGTCCATCGCCCATGAAGTTGCCGCAGTCTTCGCGGGTGGCTTGGCTCCTCTGATCGCGACGGCATTGCTAATCAAATTCGACAGTTACGTCCCGGTCGCAATTTATGCCATCGGCCTTGCCTGCATAACCTTGCTGGCTCTCGCCTTGTCAGGCAAGGTGGGTGACATGCGCCCGGCTCGGTCAGAGGACTCGACGGCCAAGTCACCCGTCGCGCTGGACACACTCGGGACGGGAACAAACAAATGA
- a CDS encoding ATP-dependent acyl-CoA ligase, whose protein sequence is MPHNTISTPLPWDALTREFAVEDRTLPVMLQAQALRFGDRVLYEFHGKRVTYSEAISIASRGAQTLHLAGVSKGDRVALVCGNRPEFFEVFLGAAWLGAITVPLNTAIRGTQLQHMLENSGAELLVAEATFLSRLELIDQSRIQLTAVLSIGEKEEQPDLLINSTRSAAWQLASSAAPRPLLAPSDPLAILYTSGTTGVSKGVICAHAQYFWWAFHNANILEIVQGDKLLTTLPLFHTNALSTFFQALLTGSSIFVETKFSASGFLRSIQNSGATVTYLLGAMVPILLSTPKTENDNDHGLRVILAPGVPAEAASEFEERFGTVLLDGFASTESNFVIGSPQSERKRGTMGKLRPGFEARIVDELDVEVSIGTPGELLLRASDSFAFATGYFGMPDKTVESWRNLWLHTGDRVIQDVDGYFRFMDRIKDVIRRRGENISSYEVEQAIGTHPAVKNVAVYPVKSELAEDEVMASVILHDNATLTPSELMDHCQPLIAYFAVPRFIDFVNTLPTTENGKIRKFKLRETGITPNTWDREHSGYVLVR, encoded by the coding sequence ATGCCCCACAATACGATCTCAACACCGCTTCCCTGGGACGCGCTCACACGTGAATTTGCAGTGGAAGATCGAACGCTGCCGGTGATGTTGCAGGCGCAAGCTCTTCGATTTGGCGATCGCGTGCTCTATGAATTTCATGGGAAACGAGTCACCTACTCGGAAGCCATCTCGATTGCCTCACGCGGCGCGCAAACATTGCATCTTGCCGGTGTATCAAAGGGCGATAGAGTCGCATTAGTTTGCGGTAATCGCCCCGAATTCTTCGAGGTTTTCTTGGGCGCCGCCTGGCTGGGAGCCATTACAGTGCCGTTGAATACCGCGATCAGAGGTACCCAACTCCAGCACATGCTCGAAAACAGCGGGGCAGAACTTCTCGTGGCCGAGGCGACGTTTCTCTCGAGACTTGAACTTATTGACCAGTCTCGGATTCAGTTGACTGCGGTCCTTTCCATCGGGGAAAAGGAAGAACAGCCGGATCTGCTTATCAATTCAACCCGATCCGCAGCGTGGCAGCTTGCATCATCGGCTGCGCCAAGACCGCTGCTAGCTCCAAGCGACCCCCTGGCCATCTTGTACACGTCCGGGACCACCGGGGTTTCCAAGGGCGTAATCTGTGCGCACGCCCAATATTTCTGGTGGGCATTCCACAACGCCAACATCCTGGAGATTGTTCAAGGCGATAAGTTGCTCACCACGCTCCCGTTGTTCCACACGAATGCCTTGAGCACCTTCTTCCAAGCACTGCTAACTGGATCTTCGATTTTCGTTGAAACGAAATTCTCTGCCTCGGGGTTTCTGCGCTCCATCCAGAATTCGGGTGCCACGGTGACGTATCTTTTAGGTGCGATGGTTCCAATTCTGTTGTCTACACCGAAAACGGAGAACGACAACGATCATGGCCTGCGGGTCATTCTTGCACCTGGTGTTCCGGCCGAAGCGGCCAGCGAGTTCGAAGAAAGATTTGGGACCGTCCTACTCGACGGATTTGCCTCCACAGAATCGAACTTCGTGATTGGTTCCCCCCAGTCCGAGCGAAAGCGCGGCACGATGGGGAAGCTCCGCCCGGGCTTCGAAGCAAGAATTGTCGACGAACTCGACGTTGAAGTGTCCATTGGCACACCTGGCGAGTTGCTGCTTCGCGCCAGCGACAGTTTTGCATTCGCAACCGGATACTTCGGAATGCCCGACAAGACGGTTGAAAGTTGGAGGAACCTCTGGCTCCATACTGGCGACCGTGTTATCCAAGACGTCGACGGATACTTCAGGTTCATGGACCGGATCAAGGACGTAATCCGACGCCGCGGAGAGAACATCTCGTCGTATGAAGTCGAGCAGGCTATTGGCACACATCCGGCAGTGAAAAACGTCGCTGTCTACCCGGTGAAATCGGAACTCGCAGAAGATGAAGTGATGGCCTCGGTCATACTGCACGACAATGCGACCTTGACGCCATCGGAGCTCATGGATCACTGCCAGCCCCTCATCGCATATTTCGCCGTGCCACGATTTATCGATTTCGTGAACACATTGCCTACAACTGAGAACGGCAAAATCCGAAAGTTCAAACTGCGCGAGACAGGTATTACGCCTAACACGTGGGACCGCGAGCACTCAGGCTACGTACTGGTCCGCTAG